Genomic window (Streptomyces sp. TG1A-60):
GCGGTGACGGTGGCGTCCTGCAGCCGCTCGGTCTCGCTGTGCTCGCGCTCCGCGAACCAGTGGACGATGCCGTCCCACCGGTGCCGCCAGTCCGCCAGGCGCTCGGCGGGGCTGCGGAAGAGCCGCTCGTCGGCCTCGGCCGCGTACTCGATCATGCGGTCCACACCGGTGGCCGCCGCCTTCTCGACGGCCTCCGCGAGCAGCGGGGCGTAGCGCCCGAGTTCGGCGGTGAACTCCCGCATGTGGGCGAGCAGCGTGTCCTTGTGGGCGAGGAACACCTCGGGCCGGGTGTCGTTGGTGCGCGCCAGGTCGCCCAGCATGAGGTAGAAGCGGGCGGCGCGCTGCGCCATCTCGTTCAGCACGGAGTCGAGACGGCCGAGCTTGCGGTAGACCTCCTCGGCGTCCCCCGCGGCGTTGGCCTCGGCCAGCGCGTGCAGGTCGCCGAGGATGTCGGGGAAGACGAGACGGGAGAGCTGGGCGTCCTCCAGGCGCGCGCCGAGTACGTCCTCCACGGCCCGGTACGCCCGGTATCCGGCCTGCGTGAACTGGTACACGTAGTGGCGGTTGCGGTACTCGGCGAGGTTCGCGGCGCGCGTCCCGTCGTACGACCGGTCCAGGACCTGCCAGTCCGCGAGCGCGTCGAGCAGCGGCTGAACGCCGGCCACTCCGCCGACGGCGCCCGCGGCGGGATGGTCGGCGGTGAGCCGCTCGAGCAGTCCCACCGCGTCCGAAACGTGCAGCAGCACCTGGTAGTTGGCGCGTCCGCGGTCGAAGGCACGCAGCAGCCACAGGTATTCGTGGCGCTTCTCGGCGGCGGCGAAGTGGAACAGCCGCAGCCGGTCGTCGAGGGAGAACGCGTCGATACCGAACGCGCCCTCGTCGACGGGCTCCGGGACATCCGGCTCCGGGACATCCGGCTCCGGGGCGTCGGGCTCGTCACTCACGGGTCTGGCGGCTTCCTCACTGCGGCTGGTACACGGTGCGTACTGCGGCTGGCACACGTTCTCACCCCGGCCGGACAGCCGGGATTCCGCACCAGTCTGCCGCACTCGCACCAGTGCGGGTAACCCGCTCTCCAGCCCACACCCCCTGTGCTACCTTGCGCCCTCCTCACGCCCCGTAGGGCGCGGGAGACGGGTCTCCCGCGCCCTGGTGCCCCGGTTGCGGATCCTGGACGAGGGAGCGACTGGGACGGCTGACCGTTCCCACCGCGGGCTGCCCCGGCGCCGAGTGTGCGCGCCGGACATCAGGTGTCGAAGTGCGCGTGCGGAGAGAGGGTTCCACCGAGGGCGGCGACTGAACGTAACGTCGGGGCGCCGCCCCGACGCATGGTCCGCCTGTGTCGATCACCTGCGCCAACTCGGTCTGACCGGGGCCGACGAGAGACACGAAAGGGAGCGGACTGCCCTCACACCGGCATGACCCGAACGTCATGCTGAGGGGTCCACTTGTCCCGCGTCACCAGGGTCATCCCTTCGATCTGCGCCTGGGCGACCGGTATCCGGTCGAAGGGGTCCCGGTGATGCGCCGGAAGCCGGCCTGACCCACCCCATGCCCGGCGGTGACGGGCAGGCCGGTGAACGGGCTGTCGCGTACCCGCTAAGGCCAGGCCTTCCGGGCCTTCTTCCGTGCGGGCCGCCACACGGATGGGGAGGCCACGCGCCGTCCCCGTCCCGGGGTCGTCCGGGTCGACGGAGGCGCGGGCGAGGTGCGGACGACGAGCTCGACCGGTGGGTCGCTCGCCAGTAGGGCTTCTGCGTGCGGCTCCTCGACGGCGTGCACGAGGAGACCGAGCCCCGACCGCGCCACGGCGTCAAAGGGCTGACGCAACCGTGGCCAGCCCGAGGTGGACGGACCCCGCCGTCACAGGGGCACGTGGGCCGGGTTTGTGTAACCGTTTGGGGCGACTGTGACGTAAGTGTTGACGGGCAGGGGACGGGACCTTACTTTCTGGCCGAAGTTCCGAACCTGGTTCGATAACTCGAACAACGGAGACCTTCGGATCGACTGACGAAGGGACGACGACAGTGATCCGCACCCGCGCGGGAGTCCGCACACGCAGAGGGGGATGGACGGCGATGGTCATCGCCGCACTCACCCTGCTGCTGGGCGCCACCATCCAGCCCGCCTCCGCCGCCGACGGGCGGCCGTTCACCAACCCGGTCAAGTCGCAGAAGGGCGCCGATCCCTGGATCGAGTTCCACAACGGCAACTACTACTTGATCAGCACGTCCTGGTCCGACGTGCTGACCATGCGCAAGTCGCCCACCCTCGCCGGGCTCGCCACGGCGCCCAGCGTGCAGGTGTGGAAGGACACCGACACCTCTCGGGGCTGCAACTTCTGGGCTCCCGAGATGCACTTCTTCAACAACAAGTGGTACGTGTACTACGTCGGTGGCGCCTGCGTCAGCGACTACCTCGGCACCCAGCGCTCCCACGTGCTGGAAAGCGTGGGCTCCGACCCCATGGGGCCGTACATCTACAAGAACAAGATCAAGCCCACCGGCTCGGACCCCTGGCTCATCGACGCCAGCGTGCTGGAGGTCGGCAGCAACCTGTACATGGTGGGCAGCGCCAACACCACCAACGGCACCCAGAACCTCGTCATCGCCCCGATGAGCAACCCCTACACCGTCAGCGGCACGCTGCGCACCATCTCGCAGCCCACCCTGAGCTGGGAGCGCCAGGGCGGCACGGTGAACGAGGGCCCGGAGGCGCTGCAACGGAACGGCAAGACGTTCCTGGTCTACTCCGCCAGCGGCTGCTGGACCCCCGACTACAAGCTGGGCCAACTGGAACTGACCGGCAGTGACCCGCTGCAGGCCTCCTCCTGGACGAAGAAGCAGACCCCCGTATTCCAGCGGAACAGCGCGACCAACGTCCACGGCCCCGGCCACAACGGCTTCTTCACCTCGCCGGACGGCACGGAGAACTGGATCGTCTACCACGCCCGCAACGACACCTCGACGGACGGCTGCGACAACAACCGCACCACCCGCGCGCAGAAGTTCACCTGGAACGCGGACGGCACACCGAACTTCGGCACCCCGGTCGCCCTCGGCACGACACTGCCCGGCCCCTCCGGCGAGACGGCGGCCACCCCGACCGCGTACACCCTGGTCAACCGCAACAGCGGCAAGTGCCTGGACGTCGAGGGCGGCAACACCGCCAACGGCACCAACATCTTCCAGTGGACCTGTAACGGCAGCAGCGACAACCAGAAGTGGCGGATCGAGGACCTCGCCGACGACACCAGCCGACTGGTGAACGTCAGGACCGGCAAGGCCATGGACACCACCAACTGCGCGACCGACAACGGCACCGACATCCGCCAGTGGTCCTGGCTGGACAACGACTGCCAGCGGTTCCGCCTCGTCCACACCGCCACCGGTGACTACGTGCGGATCGTGAACGAGAACAGCGGCAAGGTCGCCGACGTGGCCGACTGCGGCACCGGCAACGGCACCGACGTACGCCTCTGGTCCTGGCTGAACAACGACTGCCAGCAGTGGCAGCTCAGGCCCGTCAGTTGACGGACCGGATGAGCGGACCACGGTCCCGGTACCCGCTGCGGGTCCCGGGACCGTGGTGTGTCGCGCGTACGGCGGGAGTGCCCGGACACTCCCATGGCGGCCGACCGGCCGTTCCACCGGGTCAGCCGGCCGTACGGTGACACTCAGCCGACCGCCGAAAGGCTCTTGGCCGCAGGGGCCCACCCGCCCCGTCCCCACCCACGCCGCCGTCCCCGTACCGTCCGGGGGTCCTGCGCGGACGCCCCGGGCCAACAGCCCCGGGCCACCATCTCGTGGGCGTCCGGGCTCTGGGGAGCGCGGGCTGCTGGACTACGAGATCACCTCGGCCGCCTTCGGGCTGGCCCGCGGCCGGCGAGGGGGCAAGCCGAAGATCGCGGAAAGGAGGCCCTGAAGGCGATCACCGACTACCAGACCCTCGCTCTCGACCCGCACCCCACGCTGGTCCTATGGCAGCGCGTACGCGAACTGTCGAACAACCTCTCCGTCTACGACGCGCATTACGTGGCCCTCGCCGAGAGCTTCGGCGTTCCGCTGATCACCAGCGACGCGAGGATCGAGCGCAGTGGAGCAGCACGCTGCACGATCGAGACCTTCGAGGCTCCAGCACCTGACCCCAGCACCAGGGCGGTTTCAGAGTCTTTGGGCCCGACACGGCGGTCGGCGGCGCCGGTTCCGGCCACTTCGTACGGCATCGTGGCCGGTCAGCGATGGTGCACCGGCTCGGCAGGAAGATCTCTGGGTATAGTGCAGGCGTTTCGGAGAACCGGCGGCGGCCCGGAGTGGTCGACCTTACGCGCAACCTCGCGCTCATCGACGCCCGCGACCCTGGCGGACCCCCGATGACCACATCACTGAGGAGGCCGGCATGGAACCCGTCACGCTGATCACCGGTGGCTCGACCGGAATCGGCGCCGCCACCGCCCGCGCCCTGCTCAAGCAGGGCCAGCGCGTGGCCGTCACCGGACGTGACGCGGACAAGCTGGCCTCCTTCGCCGCTTCGGCCGGAGCGGACGGACGGCTGCTGACGATCACCGGCGACACCAGCGACGAGCACGACGTCGCCTCCGCCGTGCGCCACGTGGTGGACGCGTGGGGCCGGCTGGACAACGTCATCGCCAACGCCGGTTTCTCGCTGCCCGGCAACCTGGAGAGCCACGCCCCCGAGGACATGCGCGCCATGGTCCTCACCAACGTCCTGGGCCCGGCCCTGCTCGTGCGGGAGGCCCTGCCGCACCTCAGGGAGTCCAAGGGCCGGATCGTGATCATCGGTTCGGTCGCCGGGGTTCGCAACACGCCCGGCAACCTGTACTCGGTCACCAAGTGGGCCGCGCACGCGCTGGCCGAGAACACCCGGCTGCTGGTCGGCAAGGACGGGGTCGGCGTGACCGTCGTCGCCCCCGGGGTGGTGGACACCCCGTTCTGGGACCAGCGCGGCGGCACCCCCGAGGCGACGCCGTCGATGACCGCCGAGCAGATCGCGGACACGATCGTCTTCGCCGTCAACCAGCCCGCGGGCGTGGACATCAACCACATCACCATGCGGCCGGCCGGGCAGCTCGGCTGACGCCGCGCTCCCGACAACCATACGAAAAGGCGCCCTCGGCCCCCGCCGCGTACCACGCGGTGCGGGCCGAGGGCGCCTTCGGGCGTCCGGGTGGACGCGCGGCGTCAGGCGGAGAGGTGGGCACACCCACACCCGGGAAGGACCACCCCGGACCGCTCGAAGCCGGCCACGGTTGGCGCCCCCATCAAGGCCATGACCTCCTCAAACTCGCCCATGAGCAGCCGCAGGACGTCCGCGACGCCCTCCGCGCCGGAGTGGGCGAGCCCCCACAGGGCCGGGCGTCCGACCATCACCGCGTCCGCGCCCAGGCACAGGGCCTTGGCGATGTCGGCGCCGTGCCGGACCCCGCCGTCGAGGACGACCGCGCACCGCCCGGCGACGGCGTCCACGATCTCGGCGAGGGCATCGGGGGCGCTGCGGGAGAAGTCCAGCTGGCGCCCGCCGTGGTTGGAGACGACCAGCCCAGAGACGCCGTGCTTGACGGCCAGTTCGGCGTCCTCACCGGTGAGCACGCCCTTCAGCACCACGGGCAGGGAGGTCACCTCGCGCAGCCAGGCGAGGTCCTCCCAGGTGATCGAGGCGTCGAACTGCTCCTTGGAGTGCCGGGCGATGGCCGACTCCCCGTCCCGGCCGCCGTGCGAGGCGGCCATCACGTCGTGCGCCACATTGACCGCCCGGATGCCCGGGGGCACCGCGAACCCGTTGGCGGCGTCCCGGGGACGGAACGCCACCCTGGGCGCGTCGATGGTGAGGACCAGCGCGCGGAAACCGGCGGCCCCGGCCCGGCGGATCAGGTCCACCAGGAGGTCGCGGCGCTTGAGCCAATACAGCTGCAGCCACAGCGGGCCGGTGGCCGCGGCGGCGATGTCCTCCAGCGTCCGGCTCGCGAACATGCTGACCGTGAACAGGGCGCCGGCCTCACCCGCCGCCCGCGCCGTCGCCACCTCACCCTCCGGGTGGGCGAGTTGGTGGTACGCCATGGGGGCGATGCCCAGGGGGGCGGCGAGGTCCGCCCCGAGCAGCTCGGTGCGGGGGTCGCAGTGGGAGACGTCGACGAGACAGCGAGGCCGCAGCCGGATCCGGTCCAGGGCCTCCCGTCCCGCCGCCAGCATCGACTCGGTGCCGCTGCCACCCGCGAAGAAGTCCCACACCGGTCGCGGCAGCCGCTCCTTGGCCGCTGCCTCGTACGCGCGCAGCGCCAGCACCACATTTTCTCCGTTCGCCGTACTCGACAAGGGGTTCGGGACACCGGCCGTCAGGCGGCGGTGCCGGTGCTCTGCGCGGTGATGAAGGCGGCCAGCCTGGCCATGCCCTCGGTGATGGCCTCCGGGCTCTGCGCGCTGCACGACAGGCGCAGTTGGTGGGTGCCGCCGCCGTCCAGGTGGAAGTCGCTCATCGGCGTCCACAGCACGCCGTAGGCGCGCGCGGACAGCTCCAGGGCCTTGTGGTCGGCGGCGAAGGGCACCGTGACGACGGCGAAGAAGCCGCCGTCCGGACGGTTCCAGGAGATGCCGAGCTCGGCCCGGCGCTCCGCGGGGAAGTGCCGCTCCAGCTCGTCGAGGAGCGTGTCCATGTTCGTGCGGTAGTACGCGATGGCTCCGGCGTTCGCCTCGCGCAGCCGGCAGTCGCTCTCGATGAGCAGTCCGCCGATGACGGCCTGGCTGACGGCCGAGGTGTTGACGGTCGTCATGCTCTTGATCTTGGACAGCTCGTCGGCGAGCAGCGAGCGCCGGCCGCCCGGGCCGATGACCTCCTGGTCGGCGATGACGTAGCCCACCCGGGCCCCGGGCAGCGCCGTCTTGGCGAAGGAGCCCAGGTGCACCACGCGGCGGCCCGTGTCGAGGGCCTTGAGCGTGGGGCGGGCGGAGCCGGTCCGTACGAAGAAGCCGTAGGGGTCGTCCTCCAGGACGAGCAGGTCCTCCTCCTCGGCCACCCGCAGCAAGCGCTCGCGGTCCGGGAGGCTCATGCTGGTGCCGGACGGGTTGCCGAAGTCCGGGACGACGTAGAAGGCCCGGACACGTTCGCCGGCTTCCCTGGCGGCCCGCACGGCCGCCGACACGGCCTCCGGGCCAGGACCGGCGGGGCCCTCGGGCACGGGCCGCAACCGGATGCCCAGGAGCCGGGCCACGCCGGTGATGCCCACGTAGCACGGCGAGCTGACCAGCAGCGTGTCCTCGGGAGCGGCGAAGAGCGCCCGCAGGATGAGGAGCATGGCCTCCTGGCAGCCGGTCGTCACCACGACGGCTTCCGGGGAAACCTCGATCCCCTCGTCGTTGGCGACCGTCCGGGCGATCAGCTCGTGGATGATCCCGTTGGTGCGGCCGTACTGGAACAGCTGGGTGCGCACCTGGTCGCGCGACCAGCCCAGGGTCTCTTCCAGGTGGCTGGTGTACGTGTGCAGGTGGCGCGCGAGGTCCTCGGGCTCGAAGTCGCCCTCGGTGGGCCGACCGGGCGCGAAGGAGATGGCCTGCGGGAACCGGCCGACGACCTCGTTGAGGAAGTTCATGGCGTCGAGGACCGGGTCGCTGAGCGACCCGTGCAGCTCGTCGAGCGCCAGGGCGTGCGGGGACGGCAGGGCGGCTTGTGTCACCGCTCAGACTCCTCTCGGCGCGGCCGCGTAGGCCGTGCTCAGGGTGGGGGCCGCGGTGGGTGCGGGGATCCGGGCCCGGCCCTGTACGCCGCGGACCAGGGCCGTGGTGAGCCGGTCCGTGTGGACACGCTGCTGCTCCGGCTCGTGGGCGGTGCCCAGGCCCCGCAGGGCGTCGACCACCTGGTACAGGTCCTGGGCGAAACCGGCGAGGACGTCGGCGACGGCCACGGCGTTGGAGCCGAGGATGTCGGTCCACAGGTCGGCGCTGCCCGCGGCGAGGCGGGTGATGTCCTGCAGTCCCTGTCCGGCGAGCCCCAGCTGGGACGGGTCGCCGTGCAGTAACTGCCCCGCGAGCAGGCTCGACACCAGGTGCGGGGCGTGCGAGGTGAGCGCCACCGCGCGGTCGTGCTCGGCATGGGCCATCACGACCGGCCGGGCGCGACACAACTCGGCCAGGCGCCTGGCGCGTTCGACGGTCTGCGCCCGGGTGTGCGCGGAGGGGGTGAGCACCCAGGGCCGACCGTGGAACAGGTCGTCCCGGGCGGCGAGCGGGCCGGACTGCTCCCGGCCGCCCATGGGGTGCCCGCCGACGAAGCGGGTCAGGTCGCAGCCGGCCTGGTCCGCTTCCCGCTGGGGCAGTTCCTTGATGCTCGCGGCGTCCGTGAAGTCGTGGGCGAGTCGCCGCAGTTGGTGTTCCTTCAGCGCCGCCGCGACGTGCCGCGGTGGTACCGCGATGACGGCCAGGTCGACCGGGCTACGAGGTGTTCCTGCGATTCCGGCGCCGAGGTCCGCGGCGGTGCGCGCCGCTTCCGGGTTCGCGTCGATCAGGTAGGTGGTCACGCCCCGGCCCCGAAGGGCCAGGGCGATCGAGGTACCGATCAGGCCGGTTCCGACCACTGCGGCACTTCGCATCAGTGGTGGCTCCACAGGAGCGGGAGATACTCGGGGTCGCTGTAGTCGGGGGTGCCCTCGGCGGTGCGCCGCACGAGCACGTCGTGGTTGTAGTTGACCTGGGTGCCGTCCGAGCGGAAGAAGTCGCGGTAGCGGTTCTCGCCGTCCTGCAGGTGGAAGGAGATGGCGCGGCGCGGGCGGTCGCTGACGTTGGCACCGCTGCCGTGGTAGGTGCGGCAGTGGTGGAAGTTGACGTGGCCCTTGGGGATGAAGACCGGGATCTTGTTGACCTCGACCCCGTTGAAGGCCGCGTTGTCCTCCAGCATTTGATCCAGCTCGGAGGAGTCGCGCTCGGCGAAGTGCAGGGAGGTGGCGTCGTTGTCGGCCGTCTCCTTCCACAGGTGGCTGCCGTCGACCATCGTGATGGTGCCCATCTCCTCACCGCAGTCGTGGAAGGGGATGAACGCGGTCAGCATCCGCTCGGAGGTGGAGGTGGACCAGTAGTGGCGGTCGAAGTGCCAGGGCACGATGTTCGACTGCTCCTGCGCCACCGGGGGCTTGTAGATGAGCGTCGACTGGAACACCCGGATCTGCTCGGCCTCGGCCAGGCGCGCGGCGACGGCGCCCAGCAGCGGCTTGCGCAGGATGCGGCCTATGGTGTCGTCCTCGTAGTGGATGTAGTCGTTGTGCCGCTGGACGTCGCCCTTCTCCGGCTCCCAGTAGGCCAGCTTGGGCGGGCGTACCGGCAGGGTGCGGTCGCGGTGGCCGGCGTAGAAGCGCTCGCTGGCGGCCTCCAGCTGCTCGACCTCGTCGTCGGTGAACAGCTTCTTCGACAGGTACCAGCCGTGCTCGGCGTAGAAGACGACGTCCTCGTCGGTCGGGAGCAGCGCGCGCTCCTCGTCGGTGAGGGTGAAGCTCTGGGCGTCCTGGATGGTCATGGTCTTCCTTACAGGTGCGTGGATCGGTGCAGGGACGGCGCGCGGAGCCGGGTCAGGAGACGGCCTTCTCGCGGGCGACCGCCTCGTAGAGCGCCTTGATGTTGCCGCTGCCGAAGGTGCGGGCGCCGTGCCGGTCGATGACCTCCCAGAAGTACGTCTTCCGTACGTGCTGGGACTGGGTGAAGATCTGGAACACCTGGCCCCAGTGGTCCTCGTCGATCAGGACGTTGGTCCGGCGCAGGTCCTCGACCTGGAGGTTCGGGCGCTCGAAGCGCTCCTGGAGCTGTTCGTAGTACGAGCCCGGTGTCTGCAGGAAGCTGACGCCCCGCTTCTCCAGGGTCTGCACGGTGCCCACGATGTCGTCGCAGAGCAGTGCCAGGTGCTGCACACCGGCGCCGCCGTGGCGGGCCAGGAAGGTGTCGATCTGGCCGGGCTCACGGTCGGTGACCGGCTCGATCAGAGTGAAGGTCACCTTGCCGGACGGGCTCTGGACGACCTTGGAGTCCATGGCCTGGGTGCCGACCTCGATGAACTCCTCGAAGATCTGCGAGAAGCCGAAGACCTTCTCGTAGAACGCGACCGTGGGGCGCAGCCGGCCGGCGGGCAGGCAGATCGCCGCGTGGTCCACGGTGCTGAGCAGCTCCTCGCCCGCCTCGGGATCGGCGGCGATGATGTCCATCACGCCGGGCAGGAAGTGCTCGCGGTCGCCGGTGCGCTGGACGAACCGGTGGGCGACGTCGCCGAAGCCCAGGACCGTGGCGGTGACCACCTCGGTGCCGTCCTTGCTGTGGACGGTGGGCTGCTCGACGGCGGTGGCGCCCCGCTCGACGGCCACCTCGAAGGCCTTGGCGGCGTCGCTGACCTCGAAGGCGATGTTGGCGACACCGTCACCGTGCTGCATCACGTAGGACGCGGCCGGGTGGGTGGGGTTGAGGGCGGAGGTGAGGACGACCTCGATGCCGCCCTGGCGCAGCAGCAGCGAGCGGTAGTCGGTCTGCCCGGTCTCGGGACCGGCCTGGCCGCAAATACGGAAGCCGAAAGCGGTGCAGAGGTAGAACGCGGACTGCTGGGCATCTCCGACGTAGAACTCGACGTGGTCTACGGCCCCGATATCCATGCAAAACCCTTCTGTTTTCATGTTCGAGCAGGAGAAAGTCGAGATGTTTTCAGGGAGTGGCGAGCGGGCGAATCGAGAGATTCGGCCCCGAACATCGCTCTAGAGAGTGGAGAACTCGTTCAGCGGCGACCAGACACCGTAGTCGCCCCGACGGTAGAGAAGTGGCTCACGCGGGAAGACTGCGGCGCCTTCCACCCGGCCTATGACAAGCCAATGATCGCTCGCCTCGATCGCATTTTCAACCCTGCATTCCGCAAAGCCGAGCGAGACTTCGATAAGCAGCGGCGCGCCTTCGGCAATATCCGAGGGGCGCCATTCGACATGTGCGAACTTATCCGTGGCCTTGCTCGCGAACACCTGAGAGGCGTCGCGCCCGGACGAGGAGAGGAAGTTCACCGCGAACGCCTGCGACGAAATGATCGCCGGCAGTGTGCGGGACTCCTTGCCGACGGAGACCAGCAGCGTCGACGTCGTCGCCGACACCGCGCAGACGGCGTTGCTGGTGAAACCGTACGGCTCACCCTTTCCGTCCGTTGCCGTCACGATGGCGATCGGGGTCGGGAACGAGCCAAAGAGTTCGCTGAAGCGTACAGAACCGACGTCCATCAAGTTCCTCCGCGGAACAGCTCGTGAATCTTTTTCGGGCAGGCCGAAGAAACCAACGGCCAGTGATGGTGTTTTTGTAACCGTCGCCGCCTCTTCGCGGCGGCGGTTATTCCGCGGTCGCGCCCGCGAGAGTCGCCTCACGTGCGGCGATCGCGCGGCCGAAAGCCCGGATCGTCAGCGGCAGCATGAACGCACTGAACGCGGTGAGCGCCACGGCCAGTATCAGGACGAGTTGTTGCGGTCCCAGATTGGATCCGGAGGCGGCCACCAGAAGTCCCGCGATGGGCATGGCCAACATATTGAGCAGGTAGAACGGCCCCATCACCTTTCCGAGGTGTTCTTGGGGAAGGACCTTGATGCGCTGCGTCCGGTTGAAGACGTTGAAGTACGTCACTCCGACCATGGCCGCCACGAACGCCGGGGCGTACAGCAGCATGGAGGAGGCGAAGCCGATGAGCAGCAGACAGGAGCAGAGCAGGGCGAGGCCGAAGATCCCGAGCATCCGCACGTTGACGTACCGGAGCAGGAACGGGATGACCAGGAGGTTGACGATCCCCAGCACGCCGATACAGATGTTCAGCAGGGCGAACGCCGACTCCGGGGCGCGGAACACACCCGTGACCAGTGCGACGTTGGCGGCGAGCACCACGGCGAAGACCAGGTTGATCGAGAAGTTGAGCGAGGCCAGCAGGACCAGCGGCCTGCTGCGGACCAGCAGGGACCAGCCCAGCCGGAGTTCGGCGACGATCTCCGCGGCTCCGCCGCCGCTGCTGGGGATGCGCAGCCCGCGCGGCAGGGGCAGCCAGCAGGCGGCGGCGACGGCGAAGACCGCCGCGGCGGCGCCGAGCAGCCAGACCTTGTCGATGAACGCCACGCCCAGCATCGCCAGGGCGGGACCGACGGCCATCGCCGAGACCTCCATGCTCTGCACCACGCCCTGGATCTTGGCCAGTTCGGTGCCCTTGGCCAGCTGGGGCACGACCTTCTCCACGGACATGCGCACCGGCGCCATCAGCAGCGAGAGCAGTGGCGCGGCTGTCATCAGGATGGGCGTCAGCAGTGAGGGCGCGGCCAGACAGCCGACGAGGGCGCCGCCGAGGACGACGGCCCGGCCGGCCGTGACGACGGAGAACAGCCGCGGCCCGCCGTCACGGTCGGCGAGGAGACCGGCGAAGGGGTACGCGAGGAGGGCCGGGAGCCACTCGATCGCGTAGGCGAGGCCGAGGGCCGACACATCCTTGGTGTCCTGGAAGATGAGCAGCGGGATGGCGAACATCACCATCTGCTCGGCAACGACCCCGAGAAGGACACCGCAGGCGAAGAGCCGTCGGTGCAGCACGGATCGCGTGGTCATAAGATCGATCGCTCCCTTGTGCTCGGCCGGGAGCGGCCCGGCCCGAGACTCCTCACTGCGACACCGGAACGGTTTCGATGTGGAAATCGGCGATGATCTTCCGGATGTCCTCCTCGACGGCCGGCTCGTCGCCGGTGAAGATGAACCGCCCGCTGTGCACCGCGTCATAGCTGCCGCCGGGCTCCATCACCTCGCCCGGGGCCGGCACCAACTCCCGCCAGATCGTGGCGAAGCGGTCCCGCATGGAGGTCGCCGAGACGACCTCGGCCGGCAGTCCGGCGGGCTTCGGGATGATCAGCCAGCCGCCGGACGGGTCGCCCGTCTGCGGCGGGACCGTCGCCCGACCCTCGCACAGGGCGTCCAGCCAGAGCTCGAAGAGGTTGACCCCGAAGAGCTTGTCCGTGAGGTACGGCACCTCGGCCCCGCCGATGCGGCCCGCGATCTCCAGGAACACCAGGTCCCCGTCGGGCGTGACGAAGAGTTCCAGGTGGAACGGCATGGAGGTCATGCCCAGACCCGACACGCAGCGCCGGGCGAACTCGTGCACACGGGCGCGCAGCGGGGAGTCCTGGACGACGACCGAGCCGAGCGGCTGCCCGCCGGCCTCGAAGGCCAGGCAGTCGTTGATGTAGCGGGACACCGCCATGAACGGGATCCCGGCGTCCTCGTCCGCGAACCCGTCGACGTGGTAGATCGCGCCTTCGACGAACTCCTCGAGCTCGTAGTCGCCGAGGTCGACCTCCGACAGCAGCGCGGTGAGCGCGGCCTCGTCCTCGACCCGGTGCACACCCATGCTCGCGGCCCCGGACACCGGCTTGAGGATCAGCGGGAACCCGGTTGCCCGGGCGAACTCCAGCGCGGACTCGGCGCTTCCGCAGGCGTCGAAGCGGGGCACTCGGACGCCCGCCTCGGCGACGAGCTCCTTCATCCGCAGCTTGTCGCGGTAGACCGCGACGTCCTCCGGGCGGGGCCCGGGGATGCCGAGCGCCACGCGGACCTCGGCCGCGATGCCGAGGGTGAACTCGGAGACGGCGATCAGCCGGTCGACCGGGCCGGCCTCGTCCGCGACCCGGCGGACCGCGTCGCGCAGCGCCTCGAAGTCGTTGACGTCCTCGATCTGGACGGTGCTCGCGATCCGCTCGGGATCGGCAAGGATCCCGGTGGCGCCGACCGCGTCGACGACGTAGCTGACGCGGTGCCGCTCATGGTCGATGAGCTCCTCGAAGCGGCCCATCGAGAAGTCCCAGCGCGGCCCTTTCGTGAACCGCGGCCAGCGGTTGACGACGACAATGTGCATGGCTCACTCCTCCGTCGCCACGGAAACCGTCTTGATCGACAGG
Coding sequences:
- a CDS encoding TIGR02677 family protein; the protein is MSDEPDAPEPDVPEPDVPEPVDEGAFGIDAFSLDDRLRLFHFAAAEKRHEYLWLLRAFDRGRANYQVLLHVSDAVGLLERLTADHPAAGAVGGVAGVQPLLDALADWQVLDRSYDGTRAANLAEYRNRHYVYQFTQAGYRAYRAVEDVLGARLEDAQLSRLVFPDILGDLHALAEANAAGDAEEVYRKLGRLDSVLNEMAQRAARFYLMLGDLARTNDTRPEVFLAHKDTLLAHMREFTAELGRYAPLLAEAVEKAAATGVDRMIEYAAEADERLFRSPAERLADWRHRWDGIVHWFAEREHSETERLQDATVTAIRSVLALLRRVTEARRGGVSRESQLRHLAQWFTSCESDEDAHALFQAVFGLGAPRHIAVPYADPEQIPGRTSWWEAEPVELARTLVQSGRTPALHGPGRIERNDDRRALLRAEQVKEQAERRSAANALASDGVYGRTLDEPETRALLALLDVALAARVPASRLVTASSGAAHGVRLTLTPAEGSTTVDTVRGRLHLDGLRLEVTA
- a CDS encoding family 43 glycosylhydrolase yields the protein MVIAALTLLLGATIQPASAADGRPFTNPVKSQKGADPWIEFHNGNYYLISTSWSDVLTMRKSPTLAGLATAPSVQVWKDTDTSRGCNFWAPEMHFFNNKWYVYYVGGACVSDYLGTQRSHVLESVGSDPMGPYIYKNKIKPTGSDPWLIDASVLEVGSNLYMVGSANTTNGTQNLVIAPMSNPYTVSGTLRTISQPTLSWERQGGTVNEGPEALQRNGKTFLVYSASGCWTPDYKLGQLELTGSDPLQASSWTKKQTPVFQRNSATNVHGPGHNGFFTSPDGTENWIVYHARNDTSTDGCDNNRTTRAQKFTWNADGTPNFGTPVALGTTLPGPSGETAATPTAYTLVNRNSGKCLDVEGGNTANGTNIFQWTCNGSSDNQKWRIEDLADDTSRLVNVRTGKAMDTTNCATDNGTDIRQWSWLDNDCQRFRLVHTATGDYVRIVNENSGKVADVADCGTGNGTDVRLWSWLNNDCQQWQLRPVS
- a CDS encoding type II toxin-antitoxin system VapC family toxin, translated to MAADRPFHRVSRPYGDTQPTAERLLAAGAHPPRPHPRRRPRTVRGSCADAPGQQPRATISWASGLWGARAAGLRDHLGRLRAGPRPARGQAEDRGKEALKAITDYQTLALDPHPTLVLWQRVRELSNNLSVYDAHYVALAESFGVPLITSDARIERSGAARCTIETFEAPAPDPSTRAVSESLGPTRRSAAPVPATSYGIVAGQRWCTGSAGRSLGIVQAFRRTGGGPEWSTLRATSRSSTPATLADPR
- a CDS encoding SDR family oxidoreductase, which gives rise to MEPVTLITGGSTGIGAATARALLKQGQRVAVTGRDADKLASFAASAGADGRLLTITGDTSDEHDVASAVRHVVDAWGRLDNVIANAGFSLPGNLESHAPEDMRAMVLTNVLGPALLVREALPHLRESKGRIVIIGSVAGVRNTPGNLYSVTKWAAHALAENTRLLVGKDGVGVTVVAPGVVDTPFWDQRGGTPEATPSMTAEQIADTIVFAVNQPAGVDINHITMRPAGQLG
- a CDS encoding alpha-hydroxy acid oxidase; translation: MVLALRAYEAAAKERLPRPVWDFFAGGSGTESMLAAGREALDRIRLRPRCLVDVSHCDPRTELLGADLAAPLGIAPMAYHQLAHPEGEVATARAAGEAGALFTVSMFASRTLEDIAAAATGPLWLQLYWLKRRDLLVDLIRRAGAAGFRALVLTIDAPRVAFRPRDAANGFAVPPGIRAVNVAHDVMAASHGGRDGESAIARHSKEQFDASITWEDLAWLREVTSLPVVLKGVLTGEDAELAVKHGVSGLVVSNHGGRQLDFSRSAPDALAEIVDAVAGRCAVVLDGGVRHGADIAKALCLGADAVMVGRPALWGLAHSGAEGVADVLRLLMGEFEEVMALMGAPTVAGFERSGVVLPGCGCAHLSA